Proteins co-encoded in one Kribbella solani genomic window:
- a CDS encoding ABC transporter ATP-binding protein, translating into MSAILDIRSLTRTHGQGEQAVHALRGVDLSVASGELVAVMGPSGSGKSTLLTCAGGLDRPSGGEVLVDGNDLATLDRNAVAALRRRRIGYVFQDFNLIPALTAAENVALPLELDGTRARTARKFAVAALLEVGIDDLADRFPDDMSGGQRQRVAIARAIVGERRLLLADEPTGALDSETGEAVLQLLRDRCDQHGIAGVLVTHDARHAAWADRVVYLRDGVMVGQSGPLPGADALLQETL; encoded by the coding sequence ATGAGCGCGATCCTGGACATCCGCTCCCTGACCAGGACACACGGTCAGGGCGAGCAGGCCGTACACGCCTTGCGGGGCGTGGATCTGAGCGTGGCCTCCGGCGAACTCGTCGCCGTGATGGGCCCGTCCGGGTCCGGCAAGTCGACGCTGCTGACCTGCGCCGGCGGCCTCGACCGGCCGTCCGGCGGGGAAGTACTTGTCGACGGCAACGATCTGGCCACCCTCGACCGGAACGCCGTGGCCGCGCTGCGCCGGCGCCGGATCGGGTACGTGTTCCAGGACTTCAACCTGATCCCCGCGCTGACCGCGGCGGAGAACGTCGCGCTACCGCTGGAGCTCGACGGTACGCGGGCCCGGACCGCGCGCAAGTTCGCCGTCGCCGCCCTGCTGGAGGTCGGGATCGACGACCTCGCGGACCGGTTCCCCGACGACATGTCCGGTGGCCAGCGGCAACGAGTGGCGATCGCGCGGGCGATCGTCGGTGAACGCCGGCTGCTGCTCGCCGATGAACCGACCGGTGCACTCGACTCCGAAACCGGCGAGGCCGTGCTCCAGCTGCTCCGCGATCGCTGCGACCAGCACGGGATCGCCGGTGTCCTGGTCACGCACGACGCCCGGCACGCCGCCTGGGCGGACCGCGTGGTGTACCTGCGGGACGGCGTGATGGTCGGCCAGTCCGGCCCGCTGCCCGGGGCCGACGCGCTGCTGCAGGAAACTCTCTGA
- a CDS encoding helix-turn-helix transcriptional regulator has product MSIKHGLLALLQDEPKYGYQLRGEFEAATGATWPLNIGQVYTTLTRLERDGLVQPSATRTATPEGDGRSMYEITDAGRTELANWFETPVTRESRPRDELAIKLALALAVPGVDVSAVVQRQRMSTMQSLQELTRLKRNSTDGEISWQLVIESMIFGAEAEIRWLDHCEAMLLRHRGKPRPAVPRTYDVPDQEAARSEEARS; this is encoded by the coding sequence ATGTCGATCAAGCATGGATTGCTGGCGCTGCTCCAGGACGAACCGAAGTACGGCTATCAACTGCGCGGTGAGTTCGAGGCGGCCACCGGTGCGACCTGGCCGCTGAACATCGGGCAGGTGTACACGACGCTGACCCGCCTGGAACGCGACGGGCTGGTGCAACCGTCGGCCACCCGGACGGCAACCCCTGAGGGCGACGGCCGATCGATGTACGAGATCACCGACGCCGGCCGTACCGAGCTGGCGAACTGGTTCGAGACGCCGGTCACCCGTGAGTCCCGCCCGCGTGACGAGCTGGCGATCAAACTCGCTCTTGCCCTCGCGGTGCCCGGTGTCGACGTGAGCGCGGTCGTCCAGCGGCAGCGGATGTCGACGATGCAGTCACTGCAGGAGCTGACCCGCTTGAAGCGGAACAGCACCGACGGCGAGATCTCCTGGCAGCTGGTGATCGAGTCGATGATCTTCGGCGCCGAGGCCGAGATCCGCTGGCTGGATCACTGCGAGGCGATGCTGTTACGGCACCGCGGCAAACCACGGCCGGCCGTACCACGGACGTACGACGTGCCGGATCAGGAAGCGGCGCGATCAGAAGAGGCGCGATCATGA
- the cobC gene encoding Rv2231c family pyridoxal phosphate-dependent protein CobC, which yields MVDGFDLEHHGDLEVGDGLIDLAVNVRVGTPPAWLLDAITASLTDLAAYPRQDAALAAVARRHDVAAERVLLTAGAAEAFVLIARAFRPRHPVVVHPQFTEPEAALRSAGHLVDRVLLRPDNGFVLDPSAVPSDADLVVIGNPTNPTSVLHPADVLRELARPDRILVVDEAFMDAVPGEPESLAGGSIPGLVVVRSLTKTWGLAGLRVGYVVAAAGLIEQLAAVQPHWPVSTPALAAAIACSNERAVAESAQAALDIERQRAHLIDRLGTTGGLSMYGVPRAPFVLVHVAEAPRLRESLRTQGFAVRRGDTFPGLGADWLRIAVRPEDVTDGFVKVLADLLR from the coding sequence GTGGTGGATGGGTTTGATCTGGAGCATCACGGTGACCTCGAGGTCGGCGACGGGCTGATTGACCTCGCGGTCAACGTCCGCGTGGGCACACCGCCCGCGTGGCTGCTCGACGCGATCACAGCGAGCCTGACGGACCTGGCGGCGTACCCGCGCCAGGACGCGGCGCTGGCCGCGGTCGCCCGGCGGCACGACGTCGCAGCGGAGCGGGTACTCCTGACCGCCGGCGCCGCGGAGGCGTTCGTACTGATCGCACGGGCGTTCCGGCCGCGACATCCGGTCGTGGTGCATCCGCAGTTCACGGAGCCGGAGGCAGCGCTGCGCTCGGCCGGGCATCTGGTCGACCGGGTGCTGCTGCGGCCGGACAACGGTTTCGTACTGGACCCGTCCGCCGTACCGTCCGACGCCGACCTGGTCGTGATCGGCAACCCGACCAACCCCACTTCGGTCCTGCACCCGGCCGACGTACTCCGCGAACTGGCTCGCCCGGATCGCATCCTGGTCGTCGACGAGGCATTCATGGACGCCGTACCGGGCGAACCCGAATCGCTTGCCGGCGGCTCCATTCCCGGGCTGGTGGTCGTACGCAGCCTGACCAAGACCTGGGGCCTCGCCGGGCTACGGGTCGGGTACGTCGTCGCGGCCGCGGGTCTGATCGAACAGCTCGCCGCCGTTCAGCCGCACTGGCCGGTGTCCACTCCTGCACTCGCGGCGGCAATTGCCTGCAGCAACGAGCGTGCCGTCGCGGAATCGGCCCAGGCCGCGTTGGACATCGAACGGCAGCGTGCCCATTTGATTGACAGATTGGGTACGACGGGTGGACTGTCGATGTACGGCGTGCCCCGGGCGCCGTTCGTACTGGTGCACGTCGCGGAGGCGCCGCGGTTGCGGGAATCCCTTCGTACACAGGGGTTTGCGGTGCGTCGGGGTGACACGTTCCCGGGTCTCGGGGCGGACTGGTTGCGGATCGCCGTACGCCCGGAGGACGTCACCGACGGGTTCGTGAAAGTGCTGGCGGACCTGTTGCGGTGA
- a CDS encoding VOC family protein: MQPAVFGATVVTDRPSDVAAFYTQYLDLQVGIDLGWFITVRRGTADWELAVCERGHPTVPAAVSALTESTNVFGFVVEDVDKIAAALRAGGVQLETEPVTEPFGQRHFFVRDPAGTWLDVIQLVEPDPEWVAANLQS; encoded by the coding sequence ATGCAACCCGCGGTATTCGGCGCGACCGTCGTCACCGATCGGCCTTCGGACGTCGCCGCCTTCTACACGCAGTACCTGGACCTGCAGGTCGGGATCGACCTCGGCTGGTTCATCACGGTCCGGCGCGGTACGGCCGACTGGGAGCTCGCGGTGTGCGAGCGCGGTCATCCGACCGTCCCGGCGGCGGTGTCGGCGCTGACCGAGAGCACCAACGTCTTCGGCTTCGTCGTCGAGGACGTGGACAAGATCGCCGCCGCCTTGCGCGCCGGCGGCGTCCAGCTGGAGACCGAACCGGTGACCGAGCCGTTCGGCCAGCGGCACTTCTTCGTCCGCGACCCGGCCGGGACCTGGCTGGACGTGATCCAGCTGGTCGAGCCGGACCCGGAATGGGTGGCGGCGAACCTGCAGAGTTAG
- a CDS encoding TetR/AcrR family transcriptional regulator translates to MPRNPERRTQLADAGLAVLAEAGARGLTHRAVDAAAGLPAGTASNYFKTRDALLGALGERIFERLAPDEAVIEPLTKRAPGIDLMIDYVRYIVERLLGRPELSLALLELRLEAVRRPGLHEILSRTLRQGFDLDVAYNANAGLPGGAEEIRLLHFAIDGLVLDQLTPGTGRPYDIDAITARLVRRLVRED, encoded by the coding sequence ATGCCCCGAAACCCGGAACGCCGTACCCAGCTCGCCGACGCCGGTCTCGCCGTCCTCGCGGAGGCGGGCGCCCGCGGCCTGACCCATCGCGCCGTCGACGCGGCGGCCGGACTCCCGGCGGGTACGGCGTCCAACTACTTCAAGACCCGCGACGCGCTCCTCGGTGCCCTGGGTGAGCGGATCTTCGAGCGGCTCGCGCCGGACGAGGCGGTGATCGAGCCGCTCACCAAACGCGCGCCGGGGATCGACCTGATGATCGATTACGTCCGCTACATCGTCGAGCGGCTGCTCGGCCGCCCCGAGCTCAGCCTCGCGCTGCTCGAGCTGCGCCTGGAGGCGGTCCGGCGGCCCGGATTGCACGAGATCCTCTCCCGCACACTCCGCCAGGGCTTCGATCTGGACGTCGCCTACAACGCCAACGCCGGCTTGCCCGGCGGCGCCGAAGAGATCCGGCTACTGCACTTCGCCATCGACGGCCTGGTCCTGGACCAGCTCACGCCCGGCACCGGCCGGCCGTACGACATCGACGCGATCACCGCCCGTTTGGTCCGCCGGCTGGTCCGCGAAGACTGA
- a CDS encoding phosphotransferase family protein produces MDVRQLVRDATGLEVGEVVERTGGQLSSVYEVNTSADPLIVKVYAPDWRWKQSKEVHVYGLLAHALHQAIPNVVHVADGITILTKLDGVPLSELDPPDWRAVYAQLGALLKRIHTIEQPEYGYLTDRILDPLPDNAQYMRRQFTKKLDEFSQLGGDRSLGIKIAEHVDRHQQVFADNTAASLCHNDFHEGNILVDPQTWRVSGFIDVENAIAADPLIDVAKTIQYSVRGNRAKLDGLADGYGPTPTDRIDLYRLYHSLELWDWFSSIGETTHLDSIAKDMADLVAR; encoded by the coding sequence ATGGACGTTCGACAACTGGTCCGGGACGCGACCGGGCTCGAGGTTGGCGAGGTCGTAGAACGCACCGGCGGCCAGCTGAGCTCCGTGTACGAAGTGAACACGTCCGCCGACCCCCTGATCGTCAAGGTGTACGCACCGGACTGGCGATGGAAGCAGTCCAAAGAAGTGCACGTGTACGGCCTACTAGCGCACGCCCTACACCAAGCGATCCCCAACGTCGTACACGTAGCCGACGGAATCACCATCCTCACGAAACTCGATGGCGTACCGCTCTCCGAGCTCGACCCACCCGACTGGCGAGCCGTGTACGCACAACTCGGCGCGCTACTGAAGCGTATCCACACCATCGAACAACCCGAGTACGGCTACCTGACCGACCGCATCCTCGACCCGCTGCCGGACAACGCCCAGTACATGCGACGTCAGTTCACCAAGAAACTGGATGAGTTCAGTCAGCTCGGCGGTGACCGGTCCCTTGGCATCAAGATCGCGGAACACGTCGACCGCCATCAACAAGTCTTCGCGGACAACACCGCCGCATCCCTGTGTCACAACGACTTCCACGAAGGCAACATCCTCGTCGACCCGCAGACCTGGCGCGTCTCCGGGTTCATCGACGTCGAGAACGCGATCGCGGCCGACCCGCTGATCGATGTCGCCAAGACCATCCAGTACTCGGTCCGCGGCAACCGCGCCAAACTCGACGGTCTCGCCGACGGGTACGGTCCCACGCCGACCGACCGGATCGACCTGTACCGGCTGTATCACTCGCTCGAACTATGGGACTGGTTCAGCTCGATAGGCGAAACCACTCACCTCGACAGCATCGCGAAGGACATGGCCGACCTGGTCGCGCGCTGA
- the mobA gene encoding molybdenum cofactor guanylyltransferase → MEFDAVVLAGGGSVRFGGVDKAMVVLEGVSLLDRVLMATADAVSTVVVGAVRTTYREVAWTVEEPPAGGPVAGLAAGLEYGVAPVVVVVSCDLPWITRTDITTLVKRLDEPDEPHERGEVRQLDGFGLRDKGGREQWLAAAYRRGSLVEAVRRVGDPRDKSVRRTLAGLELAWTAPTQAGNDVDTWSDLDT, encoded by the coding sequence GTGGAGTTTGATGCGGTGGTGCTGGCCGGGGGTGGGTCGGTTCGGTTCGGCGGGGTGGACAAGGCGATGGTGGTGCTCGAGGGGGTGTCGTTGCTGGATCGGGTGTTGATGGCGACGGCTGACGCGGTGTCGACGGTGGTGGTGGGGGCGGTGCGGACGACGTACCGCGAGGTTGCGTGGACGGTTGAGGAGCCGCCCGCCGGCGGGCCGGTCGCGGGGCTGGCGGCCGGGCTGGAGTACGGCGTGGCGCCGGTGGTCGTGGTGGTCAGCTGCGACCTGCCATGGATCACCCGAACTGACATCACAACACTCGTCAAACGCCTCGACGAGCCCGATGAACCACACGAGCGCGGCGAGGTCAGGCAGTTGGATGGGTTTGGGTTGCGGGACAAGGGTGGGCGGGAGCAGTGGTTGGCGGCTGCTTATCGGCGGGGCTCGCTGGTGGAGGCGGTTCGGCGGGTTGGTGATCCGCGCGACAAGTCGGTTCGGCGTACGCTCGCGGGGCTTGAGCTTGCCTGGACCGCGCCCACCCAGGCCGGCAACGACGTCGACACCTGGTCGGACCTCGACACCTGA
- a CDS encoding carbon-nitrogen hydrolase family protein: MRIAVVQTASSYDKAANRDLVTRLVAEAAGGQPDLVVLPEAMMSDFAVEGASVAEAAEPLDGEFVATLRKAAIEHGVAIVAGMFERSCDEHRPYNTLLAVGADGTLLGAYRKIHLYDAFGYKESEQLTPGDVAPVVIQIGDHSLGLMTCYDLRFPELSRALIDAGAEVLVIPAAWVRGPLKEHHWTTLLTARAVENTCYVAAAAQNGKKYCGLSQVIDPQGIAVAAVGESDGHAYADVSAARLADVRMRNPSLLNRRYSVTPK, translated from the coding sequence ATGAGGATTGCCGTGGTGCAGACCGCCAGTAGTTATGACAAGGCCGCCAACCGGGACCTGGTCACCCGTCTGGTCGCCGAGGCCGCCGGCGGGCAGCCCGATCTCGTCGTGCTCCCCGAGGCGATGATGTCGGATTTCGCCGTCGAAGGTGCGTCGGTGGCGGAGGCGGCCGAGCCGTTGGACGGTGAATTCGTGGCGACGCTCCGGAAGGCGGCGATCGAACACGGGGTGGCGATCGTCGCCGGCATGTTCGAGCGCAGTTGCGACGAGCACCGGCCGTACAACACGCTGCTGGCGGTCGGCGCGGACGGTACGCTGCTCGGCGCGTACCGCAAGATCCACCTGTACGACGCGTTCGGCTACAAGGAGTCCGAGCAGCTCACACCGGGAGACGTAGCGCCGGTAGTGATCCAGATCGGTGACCACTCGCTCGGGCTGATGACCTGCTACGACCTGCGCTTCCCCGAGCTCTCCCGCGCACTGATCGACGCCGGAGCCGAGGTGCTCGTCATCCCGGCCGCCTGGGTACGTGGACCGCTCAAGGAGCACCACTGGACCACACTGCTCACCGCACGCGCAGTGGAGAACACCTGCTACGTCGCAGCGGCCGCACAGAACGGCAAGAAGTACTGCGGTCTCAGCCAGGTCATCGACCCGCAGGGCATTGCCGTGGCAGCAGTGGGTGAGTCGGACGGACATGCGTACGCGGATGTCTCGGCTGCGCGGTTGGCGGACGTACGCATGCGCAACCCGTCCCTGCTGAACCGCAGGTACTCAGTCACGCCTAAGTGA
- a CDS encoding NAD(P)H-quinone oxidoreductase has translation MRAVVCDGTGGIDVLGIGEIPDPEPAVDEVIIDVVAAGVNRADLLQRQGFYPPPPGAPGTIGLEVSGRIAAVGAEVEGWSVGDECCALLAGGGYAEKVAVPAPQVMPVPDGVDLVSAAALPEVVATVWSNVFMSAHLKAGETLLVHGGSSGIGTMAIQLGVAHGARVLTTVGNAEKMEFCTRLGADVAINYKDAEWASVVNEATHGAGADVILDIIGAKYLPDNVKSLAYDGRLVVIGMQGGAKGELDLGRLLSRRGSVIATGLRFRSVADKGRIIAEVVGHVWPLVEAKKVRPIVHSTFPLAEVATAHETLEQSTQLGKVLLVL, from the coding sequence ATGCGAGCTGTCGTGTGTGATGGGACCGGCGGGATCGACGTCCTCGGGATCGGCGAGATCCCGGACCCGGAACCGGCCGTCGACGAGGTGATCATCGACGTGGTCGCGGCGGGTGTGAACCGTGCCGACCTGCTGCAGCGGCAGGGTTTCTATCCGCCGCCGCCCGGTGCTCCCGGCACGATCGGGCTCGAGGTGTCCGGCCGGATCGCCGCGGTCGGCGCCGAGGTCGAAGGCTGGTCCGTCGGCGACGAGTGCTGCGCCCTGCTGGCCGGTGGCGGGTACGCCGAGAAGGTCGCCGTGCCGGCGCCGCAGGTGATGCCGGTACCGGACGGGGTCGATCTGGTCAGCGCCGCCGCGCTTCCCGAGGTGGTCGCGACGGTCTGGTCGAACGTGTTCATGTCCGCGCATCTCAAGGCGGGCGAGACGCTGCTCGTGCACGGCGGCTCGTCCGGGATCGGCACGATGGCGATCCAGCTGGGCGTCGCGCACGGCGCGCGCGTCCTGACCACCGTCGGCAACGCGGAGAAGATGGAGTTCTGTACGCGGCTCGGCGCGGACGTCGCGATCAACTACAAGGACGCCGAGTGGGCGTCGGTGGTGAACGAGGCCACCCACGGCGCGGGCGCGGACGTGATCCTGGACATCATCGGCGCCAAGTACCTGCCCGACAACGTGAAGTCGCTGGCGTACGACGGCCGCCTGGTCGTGATCGGGATGCAGGGCGGGGCGAAGGGCGAGCTGGATCTTGGCCGGCTGCTCAGCCGGCGTGGTTCGGTGATCGCGACCGGCCTGCGGTTCCGCTCGGTCGCGGACAAGGGCCGGATCATCGCCGAGGTGGTCGGCCACGTCTGGCCGCTGGTCGAGGCGAAGAAGGTCCGCCCGATCGTGCACTCGACGTTCCCGCTCGCCGAGGTGGCGACGGCACACGAGACCCTCGAACAGTCCACCCAGCTGGGCAAGGTCCTGCTGGTGCTCTGA